The DNA segment GAACGCAAAGTTCCTTGTACCTCTTGATGCGCAGAATGACGACAACATCCGCACTGTTTTTGAAAAAGCAGCGGAAACGTTTGGGAAAATCGACTTTTTGCTGCATTCCATCGCGTTCGCCGATCGTGACGATCTGTCCCGCGACACGGTTTACACCTCGCGAGAAGGCTTCAAATTGGCGATGGACGTTAGTGTCTATACACTGATCAAATGTACCGCTGAGGCCAAGGAAATTATGAACCCCGGCGGTGCGATCGCTACGATGACCTACTTTGGTGGCGAGAAATGTGTGCCCGGATACAACGTGATGGGGATCTGCAAAGCGGCACTTGACGCGACCGTACGCTATTTGGCGTACGACATGGGCCCACAAGGGGTGCGAGTCAATGCGTTGTCGGCGGGTCCGGTTCGGACGTTGGCTGGCCGTGCCGCAGGCGTCGAGGAAATGTTGACCCTGTACGAGCACATGGCACCGTTAGGCCGAAATGTCAGCCACGAAGAAGTCGGTCGCACCGGTGCATTCTTGCTGAGCGAAAACAGCGAAGGAATTACTGGCGAGATTTTGCACGTCGACGGTGGCTATCACGCAATGGGCAGCCCCGGCCGTTTGTTAAACAAGTTGAAGTCGTAGCATAACCGCCGTGCCGGCCGTCTCGCCCGAGCGCGAGACGGTGAGCCTAAAATGACGATTCTCTGATCCACAACTTCTAACCCTTTGATTCCTTACGATGGTTCGCACTGCTAGCACGATGTTGCCCTTGGGCACGACCGCCCCCGCATTTGAGTTGACCGGAACC comes from the Rubripirellula reticaptiva genome and includes:
- a CDS encoding enoyl-ACP reductase FabI, with the translated sequence MQFAGKKGLILGVANDHSIAWAIAKQIMDAGGECGFTHLPDRPDDERQRNRRRVSQLTDKYENAKFLVPLDAQNDDNIRTVFEKAAETFGKIDFLLHSIAFADRDDLSRDTVYTSREGFKLAMDVSVYTLIKCTAEAKEIMNPGGAIATMTYFGGEKCVPGYNVMGICKAALDATVRYLAYDMGPQGVRVNALSAGPVRTLAGRAAGVEEMLTLYEHMAPLGRNVSHEEVGRTGAFLLSENSEGITGEILHVDGGYHAMGSPGRLLNKLKS